A single genomic interval of Penicillium psychrofluorescens genome assembly, chromosome: 2 harbors:
- a CDS encoding uncharacterized protein (ID:PFLUO_003211-T1.cds;~source:funannotate) — protein sequence MGSFKPPPKPNYLIIVADDLGFSDVSCYGSEIQTPCIDSLAAAGTRFTDFHSAAACSPTRAMLLTGTDHHLTGLGQMAEFLIDSPIHQGKPGHEGYLNEHVATLPEVLRADGGYHTMMAGKWHLGLKPDHSPASRGFDRSFALLPPAANHYAWEPEIQTGDSLCRFAEVNVSAVHMKDGQYVNNNTLPADFYSSNYYTTELLRYMDERPRDRPFFAFLPFSAPHWPLQAPPENIKKYRGMYDDGPDALRLRRIAALQRLGLVPDGVNPHPVQAPEVPEWEEMTPDQRSKSARAMEAYAGMVDCMDENIGRVIDYLHENGLYENTEIIFMSDNGAEGYSYEAHPLMGPKVLDYIGRYYNNALDNIGNKDSFAWYGGRWAQAATAPSRLYKKFSTEGGIRVPFILKPSMDMSYRQSICHEFCTVMDVMPTMLEQTGIAKPVGMFGGRKIEKIMGTSWVPFLTKEAPTPHPEDYVAGWELFGQAALRKGPWKLNFVNKPFGPEEWQLYNVLEDPGEVNDLKEERNDKLEELMAHWHDYARETGVVGLKPEFASLMAQLPDEMENPVNWMKFETSRSVMTRIKKGCRP from the coding sequence ATGGGCTCTTTCAAACCTCCTCCCAAGCCGAACTATTTGATCATTGTCGCAGACGACCTCGGCTTTTCTGATGTTAGCTGCTATGGATCTGAAATCCAGACGCCGTGCATCGACAgtctcgcggcggcgggaacTCGGTTTACTGATTTTCATTCGGCCGCCGCTTGCTCGCCCACGCGCGCCATGCTCCTTACCGGCACTGATCATCATTTGACGGGCCTGGGCCAAATGGCCGAGTTTTTAATCGACAGTCCCATCCACCAAGGAAAGCCTGGCCACGAGGGCTATCTAAATGAACATGTGGCTACCTTGCCAGAAGTCTTGCGCGCCGATGGAGGCTATCACACCATGATGGCAGGCAAATGGCACCTTGGGCTCAAACCCGACCATTCCCCAGCCAGTCGAGGGTTTGACCGCAGCTTCGCACTGTTGCCTCCGGCGGCAAACCACTATGCGTGGGAGCCGGAGATCCAGACAGGTGATTCATTGTGCCGTTTTGCGGAGGTAAATGTGAGCGCGGTCCACATGAAGGACGGCCAATATGTCAACAACAATACACTTCCGGCAGACTTCTACTCGAGCAACTATTATACGACCGAGTTGTTACGCTATATGGATGAGCGGCCACGAGATCGACcattctttgcttttctACCCTTCTCTGCTCCGCACTGGCCACTGCAAGCCCCACCGGAAAACATCAAAAAGTATCGCGGCATGTATGATGATGGCCCAGATGCACTCAGACTGCGTCGTATTGCTGCATTGCAACGTCTTGGGCTAGTTCCTGACGGAGTCAACCCACACCCCGTACAGGCGCCCGAAGTACCGGAATGGGAAGAGATGACCCCTGACCAACGAAGCAAGTCCGCGCGTGCGATGGAGGCGTACGCGGGGATGGTAGATTGCATGGATGAGAACATTGGACGTGTAATCGACTATCTTCACGAAAATGGATTGTACGAGAACACAGAAATCATCTTCATGTCAGAcaacggcgccgagggaTACAGCTATGAAGCTCATCCTTTAATGGGCCCAAAGGTGCTGGACTATATTGGGCGATACTACAACAATGCCTTGGATAATATTGGCAACAAGGACAGTTTTGCTTGGTATGGTGGTCGTTGGGCTCAAGCGGCGACTGCACCCAGCAGGCTATACAAGAAATTCAGCACCGAGGGAGGCATCCGCGTGCCATTCATCTTGAAGCCCTCCATGGACATGAGCTATCGGCAAAGCATCTGCCACGAATTTTGCACAGTCATGGATGTCATGCCAACCATGCTGGAGCAGACGGGGATTGCAAAGCCCGTTGGTATGtttggaggaaggaagaTTGAGAAAATTATGGGCACGAGTTGGGTACCATTCCTCACCAAGGAAGCGCCAACACCTCACCCTGAGGACTATGTGGCGGGATGGGAGCTGTTCGGACAAGCGGCTTTACGGAAAGGTCCGTGGAAGCTGAACTTCGTCAACAAGCCATTTGGACCAGAGGAGTGGCAGCTCTATAATGTTCTTGAAGACCCCGGTGAGGTGAACGACTTGAAAGAAGAGCGTAATGATAAGTTGGAGGAACTCATGGCGCATTGGCACGATTATGCCCGCGAGACTGGGGTGGTAGGGCTTAAGCCGGAGTTTGCCAGCTTGATGGCCCAGCTCCccgatgagatggagaatcCTGTTAATTGGATGAAGTTCGAGACCAGCCGGAGCGTTATGACCAGGATTAAAAAGGGTTGTAGGCCATGA